The Sulfurihydrogenibium sp. YO3AOP1 genome has a window encoding:
- the rpsL gene encoding 30S ribosomal protein S12, translated as MPTINQLVRKGREKVEKKSKAPALQGNPQKRGVCVRVYTTTPKKPNSALRKVARVRLSNGYEVTCYIPGIGHNLQEHSIVLVRGGRVKDLPGVRYKIIRGALDAAGVKDRKQSRSKYGAKRPKPGQAAATTGKKK; from the coding sequence GTGCCAACTATTAACCAATTGGTTAGAAAAGGTAGAGAGAAAGTAGAGAAAAAATCAAAAGCTCCAGCATTGCAAGGAAACCCTCAAAAAAGAGGCGTTTGTGTTCGTGTATATACTACAACACCTAAAAAGCCAAACTCAGCTTTGAGAAAGGTTGCAAGGGTGAGATTGTCAAATGGTTACGAAGTAACTTGCTATATCCCAGGAATTGGTCATAACCTGCAAGAGCACTCTATTGTTCTTGTTAGAGGTGGAAGGGTTAAGGACTTACCAGGGGTAAGGTACAAAATTATTCGTGGTGCTCTCGATGCTGCTGGTGTTAAAGATAGAAAACAATCAAGGTCTAAGTATGGTGCTAAGAGACCAAAACCAGGTCAAGCTGCTGCTACTACTGGAAAGAAAAAGTAA
- the rpsG gene encoding 30S ribosomal protein S7, whose amino-acid sequence MPRKGPVKPREIMPDPIYRDVLVHKLINKVMVDGKKSKAEKIVYGAMQILAEKTGEQPLEALHKAIENLKPILEVRPRRVGGATYQVPMEVPPRRQISLALRWLVEAARNRSGRGNYTMLEKLSNELLDAYHNRGNAIKKREDTHRMAEANKAFAHYKW is encoded by the coding sequence ATGCCAAGAAAAGGACCAGTTAAACCAAGAGAGATAATGCCAGACCCAATTTATAGAGATGTTTTGGTGCACAAATTAATCAATAAAGTCATGGTAGATGGCAAAAAGTCAAAAGCAGAAAAAATAGTTTACGGTGCTATGCAAATTTTAGCTGAAAAAACCGGCGAACAACCATTAGAAGCTTTGCATAAGGCTATAGAAAATTTAAAACCAATATTAGAAGTTAGACCAAGAAGGGTAGGTGGTGCTACTTATCAAGTTCCTATGGAAGTCCCTCCAAGAAGACAAATATCTTTGGCGCTGAGATGGTTGGTTGAAGCTGCAAGAAACAGAAGTGGTAGAGGAAATTATACAATGTTGGAAAAATTATCAAATGAATTATTAGATGCATACCATAATAGAGGAAATGCAATCAAGAAAAGAGAAGATACTCATAGAATGGCTGAAGCGAATAAAGCTTTTGCACACTATAAATGGTAA
- the rpoC gene encoding DNA-directed RNA polymerase subunit beta' — MEAKERKETVRFDAIRLSLASPEIIRSWSHGEVKKPETLNYRTLKPEKDGLFDARIFGPIKDYECLCGKYKKRKYEGTICDRCGVEVTRSDVRRERFGHIELASPVVHIWYLKSTPSKIGSLLDLTSRDIERVVYFESYLVIEHPTEEEEEAFEKDPKSLPLMEGGLTKYVKLHVVSEDEFREREYEYSNAEKYEYGMGAEKVKDVLARIDLEILAKRLKKDLHGYAGTFDDLNLSYKMNYPRLYNKAIIEIARKFSEVGLRFGDIEPTEKEIDVIISQGYYIVIDPASSDLKFGQIINPENVDSLPEGVIALTGVEALEKLYKAYREKVKEIPIFEVIKESVRNVILKEGTDARLKKIIRRLRLVEGFIESENKPEWMILEVLPVIPPDLRPLIALDGGRFASSDLNDLYRRVINRNNRLKRLIDLDAPEIIIRNEKRMLQEAVDALIDNGRRGRMVTQNNRPLKSLSDSLRGKEGRFRQNLLGKRVDYSGRSVIVVGPELQMHECGLPKQMALELFKPFIYRRLEEKGYATSIKSAKKLVEEKVPEVYECLEEVVKQHPVLLNRAPTLHRMSVQAFEPKLVEGKAIKLHPLVCPPFNADFDGDQMAVHVPLSVEAQLESYILMLSTQNILSPAHGKPVTMPSQDIILGVHYMTQELPNAKGEGKIFGSPEEAVTAYELGTIDLLAKIKVRINGKIVETTAGRIIFNQILPEGYKFVNEVLDKKKISKLISDIYEKYGNEIAAQTLDKIKEIGFRFATKAAVSISVADLVVPKKKAKILEKAIKEAETVWKQYVDGIITKGERHNKIIDIWSQATNEVAKEMFNEIEKSERVENGKKYPGYFNPVYMMASSGARGSRDQIRQLAGMRGLMAKHSGEFIETPIMSNFREGLSVVEYFISTYGARKGLADTALKTAVAGYLTRRLADVAQDVIITGEDCGTLKGITVSSIIESGEIVVPFKDRIIGRYTAEDVYDPYTGELLISANEEITEEVVDKFEKAGIEKVKIRSVLTCEMPHGVCAKCYGRDLAQRKLVDIGEAVGIIAAQSIGEPGTQLTMRTFHIGGAATAKEVQTQHKATHDGTVKLQNVKFVVDKKGRKLIINREGSIKILDKEGKTIERFPAPYGAVLYVEDGQEVKEGTILAEWEPFSDPIIAEKGGEVELRDVILDVTLKEERDNITGKTIYTITFLRPKDAQLHTPRLVIKGEDGNEYVYDLPVNTILLIPKENLEEVWDKCFACSEAEKTDIHHKYLQVKKGFKVSEGDVVAKIPKEKAKVRDIVGGLPRVEELLEAREPKNKAIITEIDGIVKIYEDAKEITLINPKEGKTETYKVPDTTFVIVKNGSFVKAGQSLVDDGSIVAEFDGMVRLKSEGSRIVVFNKETGQQKDYKVPKGKFIIVKDNSVVKAGDPLTDGTPNPHDILRVMGIEELAAFLVKEAQIVYRLQGVEINDKHFEVIIRQILRKVKIVDPGDSRFLLNEIVDKLDLEEEINKVISEGGRPPKAEPVLVGITKAALTTRSWISAASFQETTRVLADAAVEGKVDPLKGLKENVIIGGIIPAGTGIKEYSEVEVVLKEEEKEEV, encoded by the coding sequence GTGGAAGCAAAAGAAAGAAAAGAAACAGTTAGATTTGATGCTATTAGATTATCTCTTGCTTCACCTGAAATAATTAGGTCCTGGTCTCATGGAGAAGTAAAAAAACCAGAAACTCTTAACTATAGAACATTAAAACCAGAAAAAGATGGACTTTTTGATGCAAGAATATTTGGACCTATAAAAGACTATGAATGTTTATGTGGAAAATATAAAAAAAGAAAGTATGAAGGAACAATTTGTGATAGATGTGGTGTTGAAGTTACACGTTCTGATGTTAGAAGAGAAAGATTTGGACATATAGAGCTTGCATCTCCAGTTGTTCACATATGGTATTTAAAATCTACACCAAGTAAAATAGGTAGTTTGTTAGATTTAACATCAAGAGATATTGAAAGAGTTGTTTATTTTGAATCTTATTTAGTAATAGAACATCCAACAGAGGAAGAAGAGGAAGCTTTTGAAAAAGACCCTAAATCTTTACCTCTAATGGAAGGTGGCCTTACAAAATATGTAAAATTACACGTTGTTTCTGAAGATGAATTTAGAGAAAGAGAATATGAGTATTCAAATGCAGAAAAATACGAATACGGAATGGGAGCTGAAAAAGTTAAAGATGTTCTTGCAAGAATAGACTTAGAAATACTTGCAAAAAGACTTAAAAAAGACCTTCATGGATATGCAGGAACGTTTGACGACTTAAATCTAAGCTACAAAATGAACTATCCAAGACTTTACAATAAAGCTATCATTGAAATTGCAAGAAAGTTTTCAGAAGTAGGACTAAGATTTGGAGATATAGAGCCAACAGAAAAAGAGATAGATGTTATTATATCACAAGGATATTACATTGTAATAGACCCAGCTTCTTCAGATTTAAAATTTGGACAGATCATAAATCCAGAAAATGTAGATTCTCTACCTGAAGGCGTTATTGCTCTTACAGGGGTTGAGGCATTAGAAAAATTATATAAAGCTTATAGAGAAAAAGTAAAAGAAATACCAATTTTTGAAGTTATCAAAGAATCTGTTAGAAATGTAATATTAAAAGAAGGAACAGATGCAAGACTGAAGAAAATCATTAGAAGATTAAGACTTGTAGAAGGTTTTATAGAGTCTGAAAATAAACCTGAATGGATGATACTTGAAGTTTTACCGGTTATTCCACCAGATTTAAGACCTTTGATAGCTTTAGATGGTGGCAGATTTGCAAGTTCAGACCTTAACGACCTTTACAGAAGAGTTATTAACCGAAATAACCGTTTAAAAAGACTTATCGATTTAGACGCTCCAGAAATCATCATTAGAAACGAAAAAAGAATGCTCCAAGAGGCTGTCGATGCTCTTATCGATAATGGTAGACGTGGAAGAATGGTCACTCAAAACAACAGACCATTAAAATCTCTTTCAGACTCATTAAGAGGTAAAGAAGGAAGATTTAGACAAAACCTTCTTGGCAAAAGAGTAGACTACTCAGGACGTTCTGTAATCGTTGTAGGTCCTGAATTACAGATGCATGAATGCGGTCTTCCTAAGCAGATGGCTTTAGAGCTATTCAAACCATTTATATATAGAAGACTTGAAGAAAAAGGTTATGCTACATCTATAAAATCAGCTAAAAAATTAGTTGAAGAAAAGGTACCAGAAGTTTACGAATGTCTTGAAGAAGTTGTAAAACAACATCCTGTTCTTTTAAACAGGGCACCGACATTACACAGAATGTCTGTTCAAGCATTCGAGCCAAAATTAGTAGAAGGAAAAGCTATAAAACTTCATCCATTAGTTTGCCCTCCATTTAACGCAGACTTTGATGGCGACCAGATGGCTGTTCATGTACCACTATCCGTTGAAGCTCAGCTTGAATCTTACATATTAATGTTATCTACTCAAAACATTCTTTCACCAGCCCATGGTAAACCAGTTACTATGCCATCACAGGATATTATTCTTGGCGTTCACTATATGACTCAAGAATTACCAAATGCTAAAGGTGAAGGAAAGATATTTGGCTCTCCGGAAGAAGCTGTAACTGCTTACGAATTAGGCACAATAGACTTACTAGCTAAAATAAAAGTTAGAATAAATGGCAAAATTGTTGAAACTACAGCCGGTAGAATAATCTTCAATCAAATACTTCCGGAAGGTTATAAATTTGTAAATGAAGTATTAGATAAGAAGAAAATTTCCAAATTGATTTCAGATATTTATGAAAAATACGGAAATGAGATTGCTGCTCAGACATTGGATAAAATTAAAGAAATAGGTTTTAGATTTGCTACTAAAGCAGCTGTATCTATTTCTGTTGCTGACTTAGTTGTTCCTAAGAAAAAAGCTAAAATTCTTGAGAAAGCTATAAAAGAAGCTGAAACAGTTTGGAAGCAGTACGTAGATGGAATCATCACAAAAGGTGAGAGACACAACAAAATCATTGATATATGGTCTCAGGCTACAAACGAAGTAGCAAAAGAAATGTTTAACGAGATAGAAAAATCTGAAAGAGTAGAAAACGGTAAAAAATATCCGGGTTATTTCAATCCGGTTTATATGATGGCATCTTCTGGTGCAAGAGGTAGTAGAGACCAGATAAGACAGCTTGCAGGTATGCGTGGTCTTATGGCAAAACACTCAGGTGAATTTATCGAAACTCCAATCATGTCAAACTTTAGAGAAGGATTATCTGTTGTTGAGTACTTTATTTCAACGTACGGTGCAAGAAAAGGTCTTGCTGACACAGCTTTAAAAACTGCAGTTGCAGGATACCTTACAAGAAGATTAGCAGACGTTGCACAGGACGTTATAATTACAGGAGAAGACTGTGGAACATTAAAAGGTATAACGGTTAGCTCTATTATTGAAAGTGGTGAAATTGTTGTACCATTTAAAGACAGAATAATTGGAAGATACACAGCAGAAGATGTTTATGACCCATATACTGGAGAACTACTAATTTCTGCAAACGAAGAAATCACAGAAGAAGTTGTTGATAAATTTGAAAAAGCAGGTATTGAAAAAGTAAAAATCAGGTCTGTATTAACTTGTGAAATGCCTCATGGTGTCTGTGCAAAATGCTACGGCAGAGACTTAGCACAAAGAAAGCTTGTTGATATAGGTGAAGCGGTTGGAATAATCGCTGCTCAGTCTATTGGTGAACCGGGTACTCAGCTTACAATGAGAACGTTCCACATTGGTGGTGCTGCTACAGCTAAGGAAGTCCAAACTCAGCATAAAGCAACCCATGATGGAACAGTAAAACTTCAAAATGTAAAATTTGTCGTAGATAAAAAAGGTAGAAAATTAATCATCAATAGAGAAGGTTCGATTAAAATCCTTGATAAAGAAGGAAAAACAATAGAAAGATTTCCGGCACCATATGGAGCAGTTTTATACGTTGAAGATGGTCAAGAAGTAAAAGAAGGTACAATTTTAGCTGAATGGGAGCCATTTAGCGACCCAATCATTGCAGAAAAAGGTGGAGAAGTAGAATTAAGAGACGTTATCTTAGATGTTACATTAAAAGAAGAAAGGGATAACATCACGGGTAAAACAATTTATACAATCACATTCTTAAGACCAAAAGACGCACAACTCCATACTCCAAGATTGGTAATTAAAGGTGAAGATGGAAACGAGTATGTTTATGACCTTCCAGTAAATACAATCTTGTTAATTCCAAAAGAAAATCTTGAAGAAGTTTGGGATAAATGTTTTGCATGTTCTGAAGCAGAAAAAACAGATATTCACCACAAATATTTACAAGTTAAAAAAGGCTTTAAGGTATCAGAAGGTGATGTAGTTGCTAAAATACCAAAAGAAAAAGCAAAAGTTAGAGACATCGTTGGTGGCTTACCAAGAGTTGAAGAGTTGTTAGAAGCAAGAGAACCTAAAAATAAAGCTATCATCACAGAAATAGACGGTATTGTAAAAATCTACGAAGATGCAAAAGAAATTACATTAATAAATCCTAAGGAAGGAAAAACAGAGACTTACAAAGTTCCGGATACCACGTTTGTCATTGTAAAAAATGGTTCCTTTGTAAAAGCTGGACAAAGCTTAGTTGATGATGGAAGTATCGTCGCAGAATTTGATGGAATGGTAAGACTAAAAAGTGAAGGTTCAAGAATAGTTGTGTTTAATAAAGAAACTGGACAACAGAAAGATTACAAAGTTCCAAAAGGAAAATTCATTATTGTTAAAGATAACTCTGTTGTAAAAGCTGGAGACCCTCTAACAGATGGTACTCCAAACCCACACGACATATTAAGAGTAATGGGTATAGAAGAGCTTGCGGCATTCTTAGTAAAAGAAGCACAAATTGTTTACAGATTACAAGGTGTTGAAATCAACGATAAACACTTTGAAGTAATCATAAGACAAATACTTAGAAAAGTTAAAATTGTAGACCCAGGAGATAGCAGATTTTTACTCAACGAGATAGTAGACAAACTTGACCTTGAAGAAGAGATTAATAAGGTAATTTCTGAAGGTGGAAGACCACCAAAAGCTGAGCCTGTTCTTGTTGGTATTACAAAAGCTGCATTAACTACAAGAAGCTGGATTTCTGCAGCGTCATTCCAAGAAACAACAAGAGTTCTTGCAGATGCGGCGGTTGAAGGAAAAGTAGACCCATTAAAAGGATTGAAGGAAAACGTTATCATTGGTGGAATTATTCCAGCCGGTACAGGTATAAAAGAGTATTCGGAAGTTGAAGTAGTGTTAAAAGAAGAAGAAAAAGAGGAAGTGTAA